In Campylobacter vicugnae, a genomic segment contains:
- a CDS encoding AAA family ATPase → MIERLYLKNYLSFDELELKFGNGLSVFTGVSGAGKSVLMGAILSVFGYKDSEARLIEADVECKLGLDEFGIEEDDINCFKLLKDKSTRYFINNQSISKKNLNLVASRHLKYLSAKDITEFENSRLLNLLDILASKKSKNHNQNLIKFKEKFGEFLSVKKDLDKINEEEKKIDELRDFAKFEIEKIEQVSPKVGEFEELNAIKKRLSKKDKIEEAWNKAEVIFAYEKAVMDALHISEIDSGFFSDALNELKIARSSVDFDEFEGLDIEEILDRIESLNALIKRYGSIEECLEILKKRKSELAHYENIEFQKSDLVSKFAKLSNELKSSSEAITKERFKAIKELETMINSYLKDLYMDRIDMDLNSKNLDINGSDLVDINLNSSNLKTLSSGEINRLRLAFIASEAKISGLGGGVLILDEIDANLSGKEAMSIANVLIELSSLYQIFAISHQPQLSSKAHHHFLVQKSSKGSTAKELNIDERVMELSRMISGESITQEATEFAKKLLL, encoded by the coding sequence GTGATAGAGAGACTTTATCTAAAAAATTATTTAAGTTTTGATGAATTAGAGTTAAAATTTGGTAATGGACTAAGTGTATTTACTGGCGTTAGTGGTGCGGGTAAAAGCGTCTTAATGGGGGCAATTTTAAGTGTTTTTGGTTATAAAGATAGCGAGGCTAGACTCATTGAGGCTGATGTAGAGTGCAAGTTAGGATTAGATGAGTTTGGGATAGAAGAAGATGATATAAACTGCTTTAAGCTTTTAAAAGATAAAAGCACAAGATACTTTATAAATAATCAATCGATATCTAAAAAAAATCTAAATTTAGTTGCTAGTCGCCATTTAAAATATTTAAGCGCGAAAGATATTACAGAGTTTGAAAATAGTAGATTGCTTAATCTTTTAGATATTTTAGCTAGTAAAAAATCTAAAAATCATAATCAGAATTTAATCAAATTTAAAGAGAAATTTGGTGAATTTTTGAGCGTTAAAAAAGATCTAGATAAGATAAATGAAGAGGAAAAAAAGATCGATGAGCTTAGAGATTTTGCTAAATTTGAGATAGAAAAGATCGAGCAAGTTTCTCCTAAAGTAGGAGAATTTGAAGAGCTTAATGCTATTAAAAAGCGTCTTAGTAAAAAAGATAAGATAGAAGAGGCTTGGAATAAAGCTGAAGTGATATTTGCCTATGAGAAGGCAGTAATGGACGCTTTGCATATTAGCGAGATTGATAGTGGATTTTTTAGCGATGCATTAAATGAGCTTAAAATAGCTAGAAGTAGTGTGGATTTTGATGAGTTTGAAGGATTGGATATTGAGGAGATTTTAGATCGTATAGAGAGTCTAAATGCTCTAATAAAACGATATGGAAGTATAGAAGAGTGTCTAGAGATATTAAAAAAAAGAAAGAGTGAATTAGCCCATTATGAAAATATAGAGTTTCAAAAATCTGATTTAGTATCTAAATTTGCAAAATTATCAAATGAGCTTAAAAGCTCTTCAGAAGCTATAACAAAAGAGCGTTTTAAAGCTATAAAAGAGTTAGAAACTATGATAAATAGCTATTTAAAAGATCTATATATGGATAGGATTGATATGGATTTAAATAGTAAAAATTTAGATATAAATGGCTCTGATTTAGTAGATATAAATTTAAATAGCTCAAATTTAAAAACTCTAAGTAGTGGAGAGATAAATCGTTTAAGATTAGCATTTATTGCTAGTGAAGCTAAGATTAGCGGTCTTGGTGGAGGAGTGTTAATCCTTGATGAGATAGATGCAAATTTAAGCGGTAAAGAGGCTATGAGTATTGCAAATGTATTGATAGAACTATCAAGCTTATATCAAATTTTTGCTATTTCACATCAGCCGCAACTTAGCTCTAAAGCTCATCACCATTTTTTAGTACAAAAAAGTTCAAAAGGCTCTACTGCAAAAGAGTTAAATATTGATGAAAGAGTAATGGAGTTATCGCGTATGATAAGTGGCGAGAGTATAACACAAGAGGCAACTGAATTTGCTAAGAAGTTATTGCTTTAA
- a CDS encoding NAD(+) kinase, with protein sequence MSEIHKNLNTIAITTRDPIEQKDALVKIIKIIKSRSIDVIFESHVASSLGVQGYEFDDLTKRARVIISLGGDGNFIATCRKAARSGAYVYGVHTGHLGFLTDSTLDGFGGFLDQFLAGIYDVERPYMLRANFNKNGKITTKLAFNDIVLMRKKIDTTSHIDAFLNSKHFNSYFGDGVIVSSAMGSTAYNMSAGGPIIYPLCDAYSVTPICSHSLTQRPLVLPKEFGLEFRSNDDVVVLIDGQDRLDLIEFDSVDISVSDIRVNLLRHQGRDYFGVLKEKLRWGHQ encoded by the coding sequence ATGTCTGAAATTCATAAAAATTTAAATACTATAGCAATTACAACAAGAGACCCAATAGAGCAAAAAGATGCCTTAGTTAAAATTATTAAGATTATTAAAAGTCGCTCAATTGATGTTATATTTGAATCGCATGTAGCTAGTAGTCTTGGTGTGCAAGGATATGAGTTTGATGATCTAACTAAAAGAGCTAGAGTTATTATCTCTTTAGGTGGCGATGGTAATTTTATTGCTACATGTCGCAAGGCAGCTAGGAGTGGAGCTTATGTATATGGTGTGCATACTGGGCATTTGGGATTTTTGACTGATTCAACTTTAGATGGATTTGGTGGATTTTTAGATCAATTTTTGGCTGGAATTTATGATGTTGAACGCCCATATATGCTTAGGGCAAATTTTAATAAAAATGGTAAAATTACTACCAAACTCGCTTTTAATGATATAGTTTTAATGCGTAAAAAGATAGATACTACATCGCATATTGATGCGTTTTTAAACTCAAAGCATTTTAATTCATATTTTGGTGATGGGGTGATAGTTAGCTCTGCGATGGGTTCAACTGCATATAATATGAGCGCTGGCGGGCCAATTATTTACCCTTTATGTGATGCATATAGCGTAACTCCAATTTGTTCTCATAGTCTAACTCAAAGACCGCTTGTCTTGCCTAAAGAGTTTGGACTAGAGTTTAGAAGTAATGATGATGTAGTGGTGCTAATAGATGGTCAAGATAGATTGGATTTGATTGAATTTGATAGTGTAGATATTAGCGTTAGCGATATTAGAGTTAATCTGCTTAGACATCAAGGAAGGGATTACTTTGGCGTGTTAAAAGAGAAATTAAGATGGGGGCACCAGTGA
- the aspS gene encoding aspartate--tRNA ligase, translated as MRSHYCTDLDAKDIGKSVSLCGWVNSYRDHGGVIFIDLRDRSGLIQLVCDPADSKSAHDIASKVRDEYVLRASGKVRARGEGLVNPRLKTGQIEVVIDELIIENESAPLPFVVGDNNVGEDIRLKYRFLDLRNEESLNKFQLRSKASIACRNALDRLGFLEVETPMLTRATPEGARDYLVPSRVHPGEFYALPQSPQLFKQLLMCAGFDKYFQIARCFRDEDLRADRQPEFTQIDVEMSFCDQEDVIKVGEEVLKDIFVACGHQIQTPFKRMCYKDAMELYGSDKPDLRFDLAMIDVIDIFAKSNNEIFSTPAQDPHKNRAKAIKVPNGDNIFSKRQMQRFEEFVRKFGAKGLAFIQVKEDGLKGPLVKFFEQEQVNELVSRCDLKVGDVVFFGIGDKKTVLDYMGRFRIFLAGELGIIDEKALEFLWVVDFPMFEQNDDGSYSAMHHPFTMPNNPDEPNLEDITSIAYDVVLNGVELGGGSIRIHKNDIQQKVFKLLKIDEEEQKEKFGFLLDALSFGAPPHGGFAIGLDRLIMLTTGSSSIRDVIAFPKTQKASCLMTQAPSSVDTHQLRDLGLRLREKDK; from the coding sequence ATGCGGAGTCATTACTGCACCGACTTAGACGCAAAAGATATCGGTAAAAGCGTGAGTCTATGTGGTTGGGTAAATTCATATCGTGACCACGGCGGCGTTATATTTATAGATCTGCGTGATAGAAGTGGACTTATACAGCTTGTATGCGATCCAGCAGATAGTAAATCAGCTCACGATATAGCTTCAAAAGTTAGAGATGAGTATGTTTTAAGAGCTAGTGGAAAAGTAAGAGCCAGAGGCGAAGGACTAGTAAATCCAAGATTAAAAACTGGCCAAATAGAGGTAGTAATCGATGAGCTAATCATTGAAAATGAGAGCGCTCCACTGCCTTTTGTCGTTGGTGATAATAATGTCGGCGAAGATATCAGGCTTAAATATCGCTTTTTAGATTTAAGAAATGAAGAGAGCCTAAATAAATTCCAACTTCGCTCTAAAGCTAGCATAGCTTGTAGAAATGCATTAGATAGACTTGGATTTTTAGAAGTTGAGACTCCTATGCTTACTCGTGCTACACCAGAAGGTGCTAGAGACTATCTAGTTCCTAGTCGCGTACATCCTGGTGAGTTTTACGCACTTCCTCAAAGCCCACAACTATTTAAACAACTTTTAATGTGTGCTGGATTTGATAAGTATTTTCAAATTGCAAGATGTTTTAGAGATGAGGATTTAAGAGCTGATCGCCAACCTGAATTTACTCAAATAGATGTTGAGATGAGTTTTTGTGATCAAGAAGATGTAATTAAAGTTGGTGAAGAGGTATTAAAAGATATATTTGTAGCTTGTGGTCACCAAATCCAAACTCCATTTAAAAGAATGTGCTATAAAGATGCTATGGAGCTTTATGGTAGTGATAAGCCAGATCTTAGATTTGATCTAGCTATGATTGATGTAATAGATATCTTTGCTAAATCAAATAATGAAATTTTTAGCACTCCAGCACAAGATCCACACAAAAATAGAGCCAAAGCTATTAAAGTTCCAAATGGTGATAATATCTTTAGTAAGCGTCAAATGCAACGCTTTGAAGAGTTTGTACGCAAATTTGGTGCTAAAGGTCTAGCATTTATCCAAGTTAAAGAAGATGGATTAAAAGGGCCGCTTGTTAAATTCTTTGAACAAGAACAAGTTAATGAACTCGTATCTAGATGCGATCTTAAAGTTGGAGATGTTGTATTTTTTGGAATTGGCGATAAAAAGACAGTTCTAGACTATATGGGAAGATTTAGAATTTTCTTAGCTGGTGAGTTAGGCATTATAGATGAAAAAGCACTAGAGTTCTTATGGGTAGTAGATTTTCCTATGTTTGAGCAAAATGATGATGGAAGCTACTCAGCTATGCATCACCCATTTACAATGCCAAACAATCCAGACGAGCCAAATTTAGAAGATATCACAAGTATCGCTTATGATGTTGTATTAAATGGCGTAGAACTAGGTGGCGGAAGTATTAGAATTCATAAAAATGATATCCAACAAAAGGTCTTTAAGCTTCTTAAAATTGACGAAGAAGAACAAAAAGAGAAATTTGGCTTCTTATTAGATGCGCTTAGCTTTGGTGCGCCTCCACATGGTGGATTTGCCATTGGTTTAGATAGACTTATTATGCTAACTACTGGCTCATCAAGCATTCGTGATGTAATAGCATTTCCTAAAACTCAAAAAGCTTCATGTCTAATGACACAAGCCCCAAGCAGCGTAGATACTCATCAATTAAGGGATCTAGGTTTAAGATTAAGAGAAAAGGATAAATAA